One window of Chloroflexus aggregans DSM 9485 genomic DNA carries:
- a CDS encoding ABC transporter ATP-binding protein encodes MIELDRVSYTYPGATTPIFRQLSLHIAPGEFLLICGPSGAGKSTLLRLLNGLIPHFYGGTFGGRVRVWGRDTLTHQPRDLADLIGFVVQDPESQFVVERVEDEIVFAMENLGVPTPVMRRRVEEVLDQLAIAHLRHRHVATLSGGEQQRVAIAAALAAQPRALVLDEPTSQLDPHGAEEVLTALQKLNADLGITIILCEHRLERVVQYADRILYLTPNGQYEVGTPREVLSRIELRPPLQHLATALGWEPLPLTIKEGRRFVPTNLPAPPPTPPVSPPAPPLARLRNVTVQYGQHEALYRVNLDLPYGTLIALMGRNGSGKSTLLKTLIGLVRPTEGKIELEGRDIAPLTVEELARTVAYVPQDPHSILFHDTLHEELAFSLRGRGLPPSPTLIDTTLRKFGIAHLATHYPRNLSGGEAQRAALATALVGEPRLILLDEPTRGLDYQAKTTLITLLRRLCSEGRTVVIATHDVEMAAACADRVILLGEGEVVVEGPATELLGDSLLFSSQVAKLFPGYGWLTVAQALAGLGKTA; translated from the coding sequence ATGATCGAACTCGACCGTGTCAGCTACACCTACCCCGGTGCCACCACTCCCATCTTCCGCCAACTGAGCCTCCATATCGCACCGGGCGAGTTTCTCCTGATCTGCGGACCGAGCGGAGCCGGCAAAAGCACGTTGCTCCGTCTCCTCAACGGCCTCATCCCACACTTCTACGGTGGTACATTCGGGGGACGTGTCCGAGTGTGGGGCCGCGACACGTTAACCCACCAGCCCCGCGATCTAGCCGACCTAATCGGCTTTGTCGTTCAAGACCCCGAAAGTCAGTTTGTCGTCGAGCGGGTCGAAGACGAAATCGTCTTCGCTATGGAAAACCTGGGTGTCCCCACACCGGTTATGCGCCGACGAGTCGAAGAGGTACTCGATCAACTAGCGATAGCCCACCTACGACATCGTCACGTAGCAACCCTTAGCGGCGGCGAACAGCAGCGCGTCGCCATTGCCGCAGCACTAGCCGCCCAGCCGCGAGCATTAGTCCTCGACGAACCAACCAGCCAACTCGATCCACATGGAGCAGAAGAGGTCCTAACCGCGTTGCAAAAACTGAACGCCGATCTCGGCATTACCATCATCTTATGCGAGCATCGGCTGGAACGAGTCGTACAATACGCCGACCGTATCCTCTATCTTACACCGAATGGCCAATACGAAGTAGGCACACCGCGTGAGGTACTATCCCGCATTGAACTACGTCCACCGTTACAACATCTCGCCACAGCATTAGGCTGGGAACCACTCCCATTGACGATTAAAGAAGGGCGAAGATTTGTTCCCACCAATCTACCGGCGCCACCACCTACCCCTCCCGTATCGCCACCTGCTCCACCGCTTGCCCGCCTACGCAACGTCACCGTCCAATATGGTCAGCACGAAGCGCTCTATCGCGTAAACCTCGATCTGCCATACGGTACACTCATTGCCCTTATGGGACGGAACGGCAGTGGCAAAAGCACCTTACTCAAAACCCTCATCGGGCTAGTCCGTCCAACCGAAGGCAAAATCGAGCTAGAAGGGCGTGACATTGCGCCACTTACCGTCGAGGAACTCGCCCGCACGGTCGCATACGTCCCGCAAGATCCGCATAGCATCCTCTTCCACGACACCCTCCACGAGGAGCTAGCGTTTAGCCTACGCGGTCGCGGCTTACCACCGTCACCAACGCTGATCGACACCACACTGCGCAAATTCGGTATTGCCCATCTCGCCACCCACTATCCGCGCAATCTCAGCGGTGGTGAAGCGCAACGTGCCGCCTTAGCGACGGCGCTAGTCGGAGAACCACGTCTGATCTTGCTCGATGAACCGACCCGCGGTTTGGATTATCAAGCCAAAACCACCCTCATAACCTTATTGCGCCGGTTGTGTAGCGAGGGTCGTACCGTTGTGATAGCAACTCACGATGTTGAGATGGCTGCCGCCTGCGCCGACCGGGTTATCCTGCTCGGTGAAGGTGAGGTAGTAGTCGAAGGGCCGGCTACTGAGTTACTCGGCGACAGCTTGCTCTTCTCATCGCAGGTCGCCAAACTCTTTCCCGGCTACGGCTGGCTAACAGTAGCCCAAGCCTTGGCCGGCCTCGGCAAAACAGCCTGA